One Clostridium novyi NT genomic window carries:
- a CDS encoding IS1182-like element ISCno1 family transposase, translating into MLTNNERKQNQLELVYIENLVPENHILRKIDKYIDFSFIRDLTKDLYCPDNGRPSVDPVVLFKMLFIGYLFGIRSERQLIKEIQVNVAYRWFLGYGLTDKIPSHSTISQNRTKRFSNTNIHQEIFDNIVFQAINRNLVDGKILYTDSTHLKANANKHKFIKKEITKSTKEYFDELENDINKDRINHNKKPLKKKTKIAETKEIKVSTTDPDSGYMVRDGKPKGFFYLDHRTVDGKYNIITDVHVTPGNINDVDPYVKRIETQIEKFNFNTKYLVADAGYSTNPICKQISDKNYQGVFGFRLGPHVKGKYTKYRFQYVKELDGYVCINNCFLKYRTTTREGYKEYLSNAEHCAYCKYKNNCLTSDKSINRTIRRHVWEDYKDQIFSFTKTEKGKSIYKRRKEKIERSFADSKELHGLRYCRMRGIKNVSEQCLLTAAVQNMKKIAMVLSHYFLCTLIQIYSKLTYIINIFRMLSHKRILA; encoded by the coding sequence ATGCTTACTAATAATGAAAGAAAACAAAATCAATTAGAACTAGTTTATATAGAAAATTTAGTACCTGAAAATCACATACTTAGAAAGATAGATAAATACATAGACTTTTCATTTATAAGAGATTTAACTAAGGATTTATATTGTCCTGATAATGGAAGACCTTCAGTAGACCCAGTTGTATTATTTAAAATGCTTTTTATAGGATACCTATTCGGTATACGTTCAGAGCGTCAGCTTATAAAAGAAATCCAGGTAAATGTAGCTTACAGATGGTTTTTAGGATATGGACTTACTGATAAAATACCAAGTCATTCCACTATAAGCCAGAATAGAACAAAAAGATTTAGTAATACAAATATACATCAAGAAATATTTGATAATATTGTATTTCAAGCTATTAATAGAAACTTGGTTGATGGGAAAATTCTATATACTGATTCTACTCACTTAAAAGCTAACGCTAATAAACATAAATTTATTAAAAAAGAAATAACTAAATCCACAAAGGAATACTTTGATGAATTAGAGAATGACATTAATAAAGATAGAATTAATCATAATAAAAAGCCTCTAAAAAAAAAGACTAAAATAGCTGAAACTAAGGAAATAAAAGTAAGTACAACTGATCCAGACAGTGGATATATGGTTAGAGATGGAAAACCTAAAGGCTTTTTTTATTTAGATCATAGAACTGTTGACGGAAAGTATAATATTATAACAGACGTTCATGTTACTCCCGGGAATATAAACGATGTAGATCCTTATGTTAAAAGAATAGAAACTCAAATAGAAAAGTTTAATTTTAATACAAAATATTTAGTAGCAGATGCCGGATATTCTACGAATCCTATTTGTAAACAAATTTCAGACAAAAATTATCAAGGTGTTTTTGGGTTCCGTTTAGGACCCCATGTTAAAGGAAAATATACAAAATATAGATTTCAGTATGTTAAAGAATTAGATGGATATGTGTGTATTAATAATTGCTTTTTAAAATATAGAACTACTACGAGGGAAGGTTATAAAGAATATTTAAGTAATGCGGAGCATTGTGCTTATTGCAAATATAAAAATAATTGCTTAACATCTGATAAATCCATTAATAGAACTATACGTCGTCATGTTTGGGAAGACTATAAAGATCAAATTTTTAGCTTTACTAAAACAGAAAAAGGTAAAAGTATTTACAAACGACGTAAAGAAAAGATTGAGCGTAGCTTTGCTGATTCAAAAGAATTACATGGGCTACGTTATTGTCGCATGCGAGGAATTAAAAATGTTTCTGAACAATGCTTACTTACAGCGGCAGTTCAGAATATGAAAAAGATAGCCATGGTGCTATCGCATTATTTTTTGTGTACATTAATTCAAATTTATTCCAAATTAACATACATAATAAATATTTTTCGAATGCTATCGCATAAAAGAATTTTGGCGTAA
- a CDS encoding THUMP domain-containing class I SAM-dependent RNA methyltransferase, whose amino-acid sequence MANYELVATSAFGIEGLVSKELKRLGYKNLKVENGKVTYNGDEECICKSNLWLRCADRVYIKLAEFKATTFEDLFQGTKRIPWSNFLPEDANFIVNAKSVKSTLFSLSDIQSICKKAIVENLKEEYNVEWFSESGSVYPILISILNDEVTVLLDTSGDALHKRGYREKGSLAPLKETLAAALVILSNWRYDRLFIDPFCGSGTIPIEAAMIARNIAPGLNRTFACENWDFIISSLTWKKVRKEAYEAIMYDKEYHIFGYDKDSKIIPVARENAVKAGVDDCIHFQTQPVQELSTHYNYGTIVCNPPYGERLNEKDEVEALYRDMGKVFSKFDTWSKFVITSYSDFEKCFGKKSDKNRKLYNGRIQCYYYQYIGPKPPRRNKDMD is encoded by the coding sequence ATGGCAAATTATGAATTAGTTGCAACTTCTGCTTTTGGTATAGAAGGTCTTGTAAGTAAAGAACTAAAAAGACTTGGATATAAAAACTTAAAAGTGGAAAATGGAAAAGTTACATATAATGGTGATGAGGAATGTATTTGTAAATCTAATCTTTGGCTTAGATGTGCAGATAGAGTATACATAAAACTTGCGGAATTCAAAGCTACAACTTTTGAAGATTTATTTCAAGGCACAAAGAGAATTCCTTGGTCAAACTTTTTACCTGAAGATGCAAATTTTATTGTAAATGCTAAATCAGTTAAATCAACATTATTTAGTCTTTCTGATATACAATCTATATGTAAGAAAGCTATTGTTGAAAATTTAAAAGAAGAATATAATGTAGAATGGTTTAGTGAAAGCGGAAGTGTCTATCCTATACTTATTTCTATATTAAATGATGAAGTAACAGTTTTATTAGACACTAGTGGAGATGCTCTTCATAAAAGAGGATATAGAGAAAAAGGGAGTTTAGCTCCACTAAAGGAAACACTAGCTGCTGCCCTTGTTATTTTAAGTAATTGGAGATACGATAGACTTTTCATAGATCCATTTTGTGGTTCAGGAACTATTCCAATAGAAGCTGCTATGATTGCTAGAAATATAGCACCTGGTCTTAATAGAACATTTGCATGTGAAAATTGGGATTTTATTATATCCTCATTAACATGGAAAAAGGTAAGAAAAGAAGCATATGAAGCTATTATGTATGACAAGGAATATCATATATTTGGATATGACAAAGATAGCAAGATAATTCCTGTAGCAAGAGAAAATGCTGTAAAGGCAGGAGTTGATGATTGTATTCATTTCCAAACTCAACCTGTTCAAGAATTAAGTACTCATTATAATTATGGTACCATTGTTTGTAACCCTCCATATGGAGAAAGATTAAATGAAAAAGATGAAGTAGAAGCTCTTTATAGAGATATGGGAAAAGTATTTTCAAAATTTGATACTTGGTCAAAATTTGTAATTACATCTTATAGTGACTTTGAAAAATGCTTTGGTAAGAAGTCTGATAAAAATAGGAAGTTATACAATGGAAGAATTCAGTGTTACTACTATCAATATATAGGTCCAAAACCACCAAGAAGAAATAAAGACATGGATTAA
- a CDS encoding pseudouridine synthase, protein MKERLQKYMASCGVASRRKCEEIIISNRVKVNGTIVNELGFKVDPSKDKVYVDSKLIFLEEKKVYIALNKPEGYVSTVKDERNRKTIMDLVEVEERIFPIGRLDYNTSGLLLMTNDGDIYNKIIHPRKEIDKVYIAIIKGVPSDEEIHKFCNGLDIGDYITSKANFEVIDKLEDKSKVRITIHEGKNRQVRRMCDKIGHPVIALKRISVGKISLNNLKRSQWRYLNESEIKYLKNL, encoded by the coding sequence ATGAAAGAAAGATTGCAAAAATACATGGCTTCTTGTGGAGTTGCATCAAGACGTAAATGCGAAGAAATTATTATTAGTAATAGAGTAAAAGTAAATGGAACTATTGTTAATGAACTTGGATTCAAAGTAGATCCTTCAAAAGATAAAGTATATGTAGATTCAAAACTAATATTTTTAGAAGAAAAAAAAGTATATATAGCTCTTAATAAACCAGAAGGATATGTTTCTACAGTTAAAGATGAAAGAAATAGAAAAACCATAATGGACTTAGTAGAAGTTGAAGAAAGAATTTTTCCAATAGGAAGACTTGATTATAATACTTCTGGACTATTGCTTATGACAAACGATGGAGATATTTATAACAAAATAATTCATCCTCGTAAAGAAATAGATAAAGTATATATAGCAATTATAAAAGGGGTTCCATCTGATGAAGAAATACATAAATTTTGTAATGGACTCGATATTGGAGACTATATAACATCCAAAGCAAATTTTGAAGTAATTGATAAGTTAGAAGATAAGTCTAAAGTTAGAATAACTATTCATGAAGGTAAAAACAGACAAGTAAGAAGAATGTGTGATAAAATTGGTCACCCAGTTATAGCACTTAAAAGAATTTCAGTAGGTAAAATATCTCTAAATAACTTAAAACGTAGTCAGTGGAGATATTTGAATGAAAGTGAGATAAAATATTTAAAAAATCTATAA
- a CDS encoding MurR/RpiR family transcriptional regulator has protein sequence MDDNTQDLMKTIQMKFTRLSKGQKLIAEYILKHYDKAAFMTAAKLGNSVGVSESTVVRFANELGFSGYPKLQKALHDLIKNKLTTVQRIEISNNLINQENSLKGVLKGDMENIRATLEKINYKDFEEVVDSIFQAKRIYIIGLRSSTVLAEFLAFYLNMILDNVNVKVVKHGISDVFDQMINITKDDLLIGIGFPRYAARTVEALSFAQSKGTKVVAITDSLLSPLATKAQYTLIAQSNMASFVDSLVAPLSVINALIVAVGLREKDHISNLFKELENIWEEYQVYSCKGED, from the coding sequence ATGGATGATAATACTCAGGATTTGATGAAAACCATACAGATGAAATTTACTAGATTAAGTAAAGGTCAGAAGTTAATCGCTGAATATATATTAAAACATTATGATAAAGCAGCTTTTATGACAGCTGCAAAACTTGGTAATAGTGTAGGAGTCAGTGAATCTACAGTAGTTAGATTTGCAAATGAACTTGGATTTAGTGGATATCCTAAACTTCAAAAGGCATTACATGACTTAATAAAGAATAAGCTTACAACAGTACAAAGAATAGAAATATCAAATAATTTAATAAATCAAGAAAACTCATTAAAGGGAGTTTTAAAAGGTGACATGGAAAATATACGTGCTACCCTTGAAAAAATAAATTATAAGGACTTTGAAGAAGTTGTAGATAGTATATTTCAGGCTAAAAGAATATACATAATAGGTCTTAGAAGCTCCACTGTACTTGCTGAATTTCTAGCATTTTATTTAAACATGATTTTAGATAATGTAAATGTAAAAGTTGTAAAGCATGGCATAAGTGATGTATTTGATCAAATGATAAATATAACAAAAGATGACTTGCTTATAGGAATAGGATTTCCTCGCTATGCTGCAAGAACAGTTGAAGCATTATCTTTCGCTCAAAGTAAAGGTACAAAAGTAGTTGCAATAACTGATAGTTTATTATCTCCACTTGCAACTAAAGCTCAATATACCTTAATTGCCCAAAGCAATATGGCATCTTTCGTTGATTCACTTGTAGCTCCACTTAGTGTTATTAACGCCTTAATTGTTGCAGTAGGCCTTAGAGAAAAAGATCATATTTCTAATTTATTTAAAGAATTAGAAAATATTTGGGAAGAATATCAAGTTTATTCTTGCAAGGGAGAAGATTAG